AGATGTCTTGATTcgtttgttcttgttttctatCACAGAGGTaatattatgtttgtttatgtcgATGCACGTTAATTCTCTCGAAGGGTCGTTTTAGTCGACGTCACATTTTTCCTGATGTTCATCACgtctcttgttttattttctcctctcctccgttcCAGGCGATGATCTTCCCGTCCGTCACCTTCGCCTCCTGGCTCCGCCGTTGCAGCTCCTATCAGCTGCAGTGTGGCAAGTTGTGCAGCAGGGACTTGTGGATCACTACGGGATGCTGGAGGAgtttgttaccatggtgacggAGCTGGTCCCAGAGCTGATGAGCTACAGTCAGAGGGCTCAGCTCGTCCTGGGACTCAGGGCCAGGGTATGTATATATAGTCAGGCATACTGAGCTGAAACCAATTTCATCAACTGGTCTCATGTTACCAATACCTGTagtagtttttttaaacaggctaaattaaaaccaaaaaagacCTGGTGGGTCGTGTTGCAACAGCTCAAACATCATTTAattatgtacagtgtgtaattcAAATtgcacagaaatgaaatattttttttaaaaaaaggaagttacCCAGCAGAAGATTTTGTAACCAGTGTTTAAAATTAGCTGCGTTTGATTTGCTTTTGTGTGAAACCAGCTGGTCCTGGAGATGTGTCGAGGTGAGCACCCGGCGGACATGCAGAGCATTCAGCCGCACTTGGACAGAATCAAGGCTCCTGTCAGCACTGCCAAGGATCACCATGTAAGAAGACTGTAGCTGTTGCTCTCGGGTTTGGAGGATCCCTGGGTCATTTCTTGTGAATAATGGATTGTTCAAACAAAGTTTTGTTAAatttcactctgtgtgtgtgtgtgtcaggtgaccATCAACCAGGTGGAAGAGTCTGAGGTTAACTTTGTGGAGTTGGTCCATTCATTGCTGGAGGACCCTTCtgaaagaaaatacttttttgaggTGAGACGGCCCTTGCTAATgcttatttgttgttttacttcTGCTGTGTGAGAAATACATACAGTGAGTTTGAAAAGAGAAGATCCGCACATGTAAAAACCTCACGTTAAAGAAGGATTTTATATGCCGTGGCGATGTTTCGAGCACAAGGAAATAAAGTCCTTTAACGTCCTTTAAATTAAGTGTGCGGATCATCTCTTTTCAAtctttctgtcatattttgtTGATCCAGCACCCAATCATCAGTGCAATGCACAAGATCATGCAGatacaggtcaggagcttcaggtaAGAATCATATCAAACATCAGAATTAGGGaaaatgtgtgaatctgtgGCATGATTGTTGTTGCTGAACAGACTGGGTCTGAGTCTTTCTGAAACTGCTCATCTCCTGAGATTatcacactcttttttttttggtgccgGAAACCAAAGAAAACTAAGTTGGTGGAAGTTCTGCAGACAGAAACTCCTTGTTGATGAGACTGGTCAGTGGAGACTGGTCAGGCCGGTTAAAGGCTCCggtaactcagataaccactcACTTTACAACTGTGGTTGTAGCAGAAATTCATCATCTCAGGATGAACCACGAGTTGAACCCCGAGACAGATGGTCTGCAACAGGAGACGACCACGTCAGCTcccactgctctgctctcagcCAAGAACGGAAATCTGAGGCTGCGGTGGACACATGCTCACCAAATACTGGACAGATGAAGCCTGGcctgatgaatctggatttctgaTAGTATAGGATCAGACACGTTTTCCTCAGATGCGATTGTACTGATTTTTATGATCTGATTTCGGTCTGGTGTCTCAGACTTAAATTATAAAAGATTATTTCTTTTGGAATAACAGAAGTAGTTATATTTCTACTAAGGATGAAGGCGACTGAACAGGCCTGCCACTCTTTAACCGTTGTATCTATCATAGGACATGATGAGTTCATCGTATTGCTCAATGCAAAGTGTATTACAACCAACACTTACAGAAATCCTCTTGCAGCAAGATCAGACGCACACTGCTACAGAAAAATATCAGAGGAGCTCCACCTTCAGTTTGTGCTGTGATGAAATCAAACAACCTCTTCACaacctcttctctcttttgcatCTGTAGGAAATCTTCCCCTTATATTTTGGGCCAAAGTATGAAGCAGCACTGGAGATGCTGGTGTGGGAGTTTATATCCCGACTGGATGAGCTGCTGCCAGTTCCAGATTTCACACAGGTACGTGTGTGTTACTTTTAACTCTTTTAACTTGATCAAAATAATgatcatacatacatacatatacttTTATATTCCTGTATCATGTCAGTGCATTTGGCCCAACCCCTCTTGGGATTACAAGACaccattcattttcaaacaggtTTATCTTCTTTCGGTATTACAAGCGTCACAGTGTTTTTAGCAGATGCTAATAAGCAGGAAGGGCTTTTATTAAAGTATTACATTagactggggggaaaaggatagagagataaaacagagggaaaaaaaggtgacaattatacaatatacaataaagCTCATAGCAAAAACATTAGAGACTAGACAAGTTTATTCCTGAATTAACCAggtttttgtggttttcttaaatatcaaatacagcattttcatttacactcacaaagaaaacagtgattATTGGTTTCGGTGATCCAAAATTCTTCTGTCCTGTGCTAATATGAATTCAGGTTCCAAAGTGTGTTTTGCCCTTTTCATTTCCACACCGCAGCCTTTTATTGCCGCTGATGTTCACGCTTATGTAACGTGACACACTTTGGCCACCGTCATATCCCTCTTCTGTTTCTTGCTCACTACGGTGTTGATGCGAGGCGGCTACCTGGGGAGATCACTGGGCCCCGTGGGAGGTCTGACGACATGACTTGTTGtgcttgtgcatttttttcttcttcaccataataataataaaccaaaTGCAACACAGACAGTTTGTCACCAGGAAATGGCTCCCGTGTCCAGACCGAGCAGCCTTTTTCAGTCCGACTGTGGCACATAGTCCCAGTGTAGAGGCTCGTGTTTCTGCACCACTGACCCAGAGACAGATATAGACGCAGGTTCATCACAGTGTCCCAGCAGactgcttcctcctccctccttgttTTTGCACAGGcacttacacatacacacaacagtATAACAAAGCTAAATTGCAGCAATCACACAATAGGAAACCATAGGTGAGAAATAAAGACATTGaataatgaggaaaaatacagacatttacattaattattTCTATGGACTGCATGAGGTTCAAATGTGacataaatataatatagtTTTGCatgtcaaggaaaaaaaaacaacctctcacCAAATTACCTAATTCTGAATTTGACCCCAGTGTCATTTGGGAACATAATAATAAGTCACCAGCATTATAAATGAATGCAGGGTCACTGAAACTTGTCACCTGATCTCACTTCGCAGTTGGCGGCCTTGGTGGAAGACGCTCCGTCATTCCTAGACAACTGTTTACAGTCCCTCTTCCCGCCGGAGGACATGAAGGCTGTACTCGAACACCACAGAAACCTCGGACACTTCGAAGAGAAAGGTACGGGGTCAGCACCGAAACAGACGTCCCTACAAACAGAGAATATCATTCTCCTCGTCTGCAACATTTTACTCGTCACAGAATGATAATTTTTGGATATTTCCATAAATAATGATTCTCAGAGCAAAGCCTACGTACATTTGGGTACGTGTCAAACTAATAcagcattatgtttttttaaagattttaaagtGAAGGGGAAGATCCACTGAAACCAACCTCACTTTGTCTTTACATTCAATCAGATTCTAGTTTGAAAGActtgtttgacatttatttctttCACAGTAATTTATGTTTGACCCTGAGCCAGGTTATAACTAACAGCTCTTCCTCTCGACTGCAGATCCTAGATTATTGCCGATGGATGACTGCATACTCTCCTCCCTGTCGCTACCTCCTGGGACCAAACCTGTCACAAACACCGCCGCCTGCTCGCCTCCTCTCAAAGACTCGGCCTCTCCAGAGGACAAAGGGCGTCTCGATGCCCCCATCAGCACGAGCAGCCTGGAGCAGGCGTGCATGAGGAGCTCCGAGACGATCAGACAAAGCCTCAAGGAGACAAAGGATTCTAGCAGTTGGCACGGACATGTTAGAGGCGGGGGCGTTTCTCAGGAGAGGAAAGTGCAGAACTCAATTAGCACGCGACCGTGTGACGACACCATAGACCTCACGACACCTAACGAGGGTGCGTACGCAAACTCGGTAGCCAATGGGGACGGCCGAAGCTTAAGGGGAGCGAGGATTCTCAGGAAGAGGAAGCTCAGCGAAGGTGTAGACATCCCCACTAAGCTGCCTGTGGAGGCTTTCTTGTAAGATTCCTTGAATTGTTTTGTTCAATTcttacacacaaagacataaaagCAACTTCAATTTTCTTCTTAATCATCTGAAAATACTTATTTGTTAATACTTGCTGTGTTTTCTAGTGATTCCTCAGTGGATGATGAGAATTCGGGAGaatctcctctcatctcaatATTGGGAGAATATACAGGTTTGTACGGTTGATATATGGATCAGTAgttatttggtattttttccaACCTCAGGCCTTCAACTAacccttctttttgttttattctagaCTCTCAGGAAGGTTTATTGCCAGTTGTGACAGACTCAAAGGTTCCCTGGTCAGACGAGGAGACGCTCAATCTGCTCGACATTTGGGGGAAGGACTCGGTGCAGCGCGCTCTGCAGGGCTGCTTCAAAAACCGTCACATATTCACGCAGATCGCACAGAAGATGGCGGAGAGGGGCTACATGAGATCCGTGGAACAGTGCCAGACGAGGATCAAGCGGCTGAAGAAATGTTTCCGCCAGAACAGAAAGTGGGTATTAAATGTCTTCATTAAGCTGTAATTTGTGAAACAACGGAAGATTGAAGCAACTCTCAGACGAAATCCCTGTTGTTATTCTCCCCCGATTCCTCCAGCAGAGGAAACTCAAAGCTGGAGAATAAATTCTACGAGAAGCTGGAGTGCGTCCTCAGCTCGGCCGTGCCTTTGGCTGTTCCTGAGGTCACCTACGACGTTGACGACGTCGCAGATGAAGATGACGCTGATGAGGACTTGCAGTTTCTCGGCCAGGCGAGCTTTCCAGAAATAGGTAAAAGTGTCGCTTTTGTTTTATAATTGGAGAGTTTGATCGGGCATTAGAGGGTTTTTGTAGGTGGTGTTGGAAAGCTTTTGTAAACATGTACATTCTAAACATCACAGAAAAACACCCAAGAAATGATAGCCTCAACAAAGTCATTTTTTGATTCAAATCAATTCTGAAACTATCTCAACAAAAATCACGATgtgttacatatttttttcaggaactAGAAGCGTTCCCTGGACAGACATGGAGACGTTGGCCCTCATCAACACGTGGGGCGACGACAAGATGCAAAAGGACCTGAGAGGGATGCACAGAACCGGACACATGTTTTCCATCATGTCCAACAAGATGGCCGCCCAGGGCTTCTCCCGGACGCCGGAGCAGTGCCAGACACGACTGAAGAGGCTGAAATCCAACTTCAGGCAATGCTACCAAAACaagtatgtgtgttttgtgacagatagactgaaaggaaaaagaagaatttttttattgatataactgatccttgttttttatttccccaaaCGGTAGCTTGAAGACACAGGGGCAGGTTGAGTGCAAGTTTTACAACGAACTGGGAAGAATTTTAGTGAAGGACTTCCCCTCAGTGCCGCAGATGAATGAAATACCAGCAGAGCCCGAGGACAACGACTTCTCTGCCTTCTCCCATCATGAGACTGGTAAACACCATTATTCCGTCTACTGACTGCAGGGGGCGTGGGAGAAAAGCTCTGGTGTCCAGCTGTAGAAATGtatattaccaaaaaaaaagcagttgttATCTAACACAGTCTCAAATTGTAGTTGGATCCTTAAAGATGAATCCTTCAAAATAATTCATACGATGACTCATAGAATACAGAACCCAAAGATGCTGTCAAGCAAGAAATCGAAATTAGACACCGAGAGCAAAGCTTCAGATTTTATGGCACGCGATCTTTTGGACCCGTACTCTGAGATCACTACCCTCAGAGATCTGCTATGGACTTAAAAGAACCTCTGAAATAAATACCACAACTTCCTCTTACCCAAAGCGATTAGTGTACTCTCCTTATGTCTTTCTCACTCGCTAAACTTTGCATCCAGGCATCTCCGTATTTTTtataattgtatatattattattttttgtgtctctccagAGTCTGTTGTGGGGATTCAAGAGGACAGGAAGAAAGTCCCGTGGTCGGACAAAGAGACAGTTATCCTTCTGGAGATATGGGGAGACGCACAGGTAGAGGAAAATATCATAATTCTTTAGCATCATTCTAACAAAGCTTTACCTATTAATTTTGCTTCTAATCAGACAGAATTGTCATTTAGCTTGACCTCAACCAACCATTACAAtgtattatttgaaaaaaactctgGTGTGCAGACAGAGATTTGAAAGGTCTGAGCCAGgcttatataatatattatttagtTGTAATATATTGTttagattttattattattttttattttccctttgaaAAGACACTATTGAAGCATGAGGGCCATAAAACTTTAACAGGATTCAGATGTAAATCAGTATTGGCTGTTATGTTGCTACCTTTAATATGAATCTGGCCTTTGTTTAGGTCCAGCAGAGCCTGAGACGCTACCCACACAACGGTCACATTTTTACCCAAGTATCAGAGAAACTCGGCGCCAACGGCTACTCCCG
This region of Scophthalmus maximus strain ysfricsl-2021 chromosome 12, ASM2237912v1, whole genome shotgun sequence genomic DNA includes:
- the zgc:113263 gene encoding uncharacterized protein zgc:113263 isoform X2, which gives rise to MEEPGGAGRTEEAEDLTAATGRGDDLPVRHLRLLAPPLQLLSAAVWQVVQQGLVDHYGMLEEFVTMVTELVPELMSYSQRAQLVLGLRARLVLEMCRGEHPADMQSIQPHLDRIKAPVSTAKDHHVTINQVEESEVNFVELVHSLLEDPSERKYFFEEIFPLYFGPKYEAALEMLVWEFISRLDELLPVPDFTQLAALVEDAPSFLDNCLQSLFPPEDMKAVLEHHRNLGHFEEKDPRLLPMDDCILSSLSLPPGTKPVTNTAACSPPLKDSASPEDKGRLDAPISTSSLEQACMRSSETIRQSLKETKDSSSWHGHVRGGGVSQERKVQNSISTRPCDDTIDLTTPNEGAYANSVANGDGRSLRGARILRKRKLSEGVDIPTKLPVEAFFDSSVDDENSGESPLISILGEYTDSQEGLLPVVTDSKVPWSDEETLNLLDIWGKDSVQRALQGCFKNRHIFTQIAQKMAERGYMRSVEQCQTRIKRLKKCFRQNRKGNSKLENKFYEKLECVLSSAVPLAVPEVTYDVDDVADEDDADEDLQFLGQASFPEIGTRSVPWTDMETLALINTWGDDKMQKDLRGMHRTGHMFSIMSNKMAAQGFSRTPEQCQTRLKRLKSNFRQCYQNNLKTQGQVECKFYNELGRILVKDFPSVPQMNEIPAEPEDNDFSAFSHHETESVVGIQEDRKKVPWSDKETVILLEIWGDAQVQQSLRRYPHNGHIFTQVSEKLGANGYSRSAGQCHTRIKRLKANYRQCQENMSSSGTDRVDFKFYYLLEQILDKQPSTSSTVITDSIEISEDSNAESVTETDGEIAMSTEKMSPSSWSDEETLALINIWGEEYVQKALRGLIHNGHVYADISERMQDLGHSKTSEQCRWKVKSLRNNFRQCYDRKKCGRQVDYRFYNQLEQILGHEAVSIDEYDEREEQTDQDPVGVEGVNTVWTEQETAALVEVWAADDVQHSLKTCVRNGHIFADISERMTSMGYLRTADQCHSRIKRLKKTYRRYCNSRRSGGRPAAFRYFHLLAPVLGDDSVHADVDSTAADATLQPFMDKDPDLYEQPSTSHLLADLSRKMPWSDQETRTLLEIWGEDSVQHTLRGCLKNRHVFKYVSEKMGDRGFIRTSEQCYTRIKRLKHGFLHEKEEFKFFSEMEEIFRKELKLDGSVADTSATEEPDDCAPEPSPKKAASSNQWVADSTKLPWSDGETQALLDIWGSEEIQENLKGCTKNKHIFVQIAQVMSSQGYVRTPEQCQTRIKRLRANFRHFLEGRKGDKQECKFFDQLVHIFGSKYTMTSDPLADDAPEVVEGLNGRTQMSAFLWTFYGTFPASRGKNPNPNFLLGYQRRRSSKTTRATPARFKLPLRSPVAVKYNCLSAIFTI
- the zgc:113263 gene encoding uncharacterized protein zgc:113263 isoform X3; this encodes MEINRGTESGSSRGDDLPVRHLRLLAPPLQLLSAAVWQVVQQGLVDHYGMLEEFVTMVTELVPELMSYSQRAQLVLGLRARLVLEMCRGEHPADMQSIQPHLDRIKAPVSTAKDHHVTINQVEESEVNFVELVHSLLEDPSERKYFFEEIFPLYFGPKYEAALEMLVWEFISRLDELLPVPDFTQLAALVEDAPSFLDNCLQSLFPPEDMKAVLEHHRNLGHFEEKDPRLLPMDDCILSSLSLPPGTKPVTNTAACSPPLKDSASPEDKGRLDAPISTSSLEQACMRSSETIRQSLKETKDSSSWHGHVRGGGVSQERKVQNSISTRPCDDTIDLTTPNEGAYANSVANGDGRSLRGARILRKRKLSEGVDIPTKLPVEAFFDSSVDDENSGESPLISILGEYTDSQEGLLPVVTDSKVPWSDEETLNLLDIWGKDSVQRALQGCFKNRHIFTQIAQKMAERGYMRSVEQCQTRIKRLKKCFRQNRNRGNSKLENKFYEKLECVLSSAVPLAVPEVTYDVDDVADEDDADEDLQFLGQASFPEIGTRSVPWTDMETLALINTWGDDKMQKDLRGMHRTGHMFSIMSNKMAAQGFSRTPEQCQTRLKRLKSNFRQCYQNNLKTQGQVECKFYNELGRILVKDFPSVPQMNEIPAEPEDNDFSAFSHHETESVVGIQEDRKKVPWSDKETVILLEIWGDAQVQQSLRRYPHNGHIFTQVSEKLGANGYSRSAGQCHTRIKRLKANYRQCQENMSSSGTDRVDFKFYYLLEQILDKQPSTSSTVITDSIEISEDSNAESVTETDGEIAMSTEKMSPSSWSDEETLALINIWGEEYVQKALRGLIHNGHVYADISERMQDLGHSKTSEQCRWKVKSLRNNFRQCYDRKKCGRQVDYRFYNQLEQILGHEAVSIDEYDEREEQTDQDPVGVEGVNTVWTEQETAALVEVWAADDVQHSLKTCVRNGHIFADISERMTSMGYLRTADQCHSRIKRLKKTYRRYCNSRRSGGRPAAFRYFHLLAPVLGDDSVHADVDSTAADATLQPFMDKDPDLYEQPSTSHLLADLSRKMPWSDQETRTLLEIWGEDSVQHTLRGCLKNRHVFKYVSEKMGDRGFIRTSEQCYTRIKRLKHGFLHEKEEFKFFSEMEEIFRKELKLDGSVADTSATEEPDDCAPEPSPKKAASSNQWVADSTKLPWSDGETQALLDIWGSEEIQENLKGCTKNKHIFVQIAQVMSSQGYVRTPEQCQTRIKRLRANFRHFLEGRKGDKQECKFFDQLVHIFGSKYTMTSDPLADDAPEVVEGLNGRTQMSAFLWTFYGTFPASRGKNPNPNFLLGYQRRRSSKTTRATPARFKLPLRSPVAVKYNCLSAIFTI
- the zgc:113263 gene encoding uncharacterized protein zgc:113263 isoform X1, whose protein sequence is MEEPGGAGRTEEAEDLTAATGRGDDLPVRHLRLLAPPLQLLSAAVWQVVQQGLVDHYGMLEEFVTMVTELVPELMSYSQRAQLVLGLRARLVLEMCRGEHPADMQSIQPHLDRIKAPVSTAKDHHVTINQVEESEVNFVELVHSLLEDPSERKYFFEEIFPLYFGPKYEAALEMLVWEFISRLDELLPVPDFTQLAALVEDAPSFLDNCLQSLFPPEDMKAVLEHHRNLGHFEEKDPRLLPMDDCILSSLSLPPGTKPVTNTAACSPPLKDSASPEDKGRLDAPISTSSLEQACMRSSETIRQSLKETKDSSSWHGHVRGGGVSQERKVQNSISTRPCDDTIDLTTPNEGAYANSVANGDGRSLRGARILRKRKLSEGVDIPTKLPVEAFFDSSVDDENSGESPLISILGEYTDSQEGLLPVVTDSKVPWSDEETLNLLDIWGKDSVQRALQGCFKNRHIFTQIAQKMAERGYMRSVEQCQTRIKRLKKCFRQNRNRGNSKLENKFYEKLECVLSSAVPLAVPEVTYDVDDVADEDDADEDLQFLGQASFPEIGTRSVPWTDMETLALINTWGDDKMQKDLRGMHRTGHMFSIMSNKMAAQGFSRTPEQCQTRLKRLKSNFRQCYQNNLKTQGQVECKFYNELGRILVKDFPSVPQMNEIPAEPEDNDFSAFSHHETESVVGIQEDRKKVPWSDKETVILLEIWGDAQVQQSLRRYPHNGHIFTQVSEKLGANGYSRSAGQCHTRIKRLKANYRQCQENMSSSGTDRVDFKFYYLLEQILDKQPSTSSTVITDSIEISEDSNAESVTETDGEIAMSTEKMSPSSWSDEETLALINIWGEEYVQKALRGLIHNGHVYADISERMQDLGHSKTSEQCRWKVKSLRNNFRQCYDRKKCGRQVDYRFYNQLEQILGHEAVSIDEYDEREEQTDQDPVGVEGVNTVWTEQETAALVEVWAADDVQHSLKTCVRNGHIFADISERMTSMGYLRTADQCHSRIKRLKKTYRRYCNSRRSGGRPAAFRYFHLLAPVLGDDSVHADVDSTAADATLQPFMDKDPDLYEQPSTSHLLADLSRKMPWSDQETRTLLEIWGEDSVQHTLRGCLKNRHVFKYVSEKMGDRGFIRTSEQCYTRIKRLKHGFLHEKEEFKFFSEMEEIFRKELKLDGSVADTSATEEPDDCAPEPSPKKAASSNQWVADSTKLPWSDGETQALLDIWGSEEIQENLKGCTKNKHIFVQIAQVMSSQGYVRTPEQCQTRIKRLRANFRHFLEGRKGDKQECKFFDQLVHIFGSKYTMTSDPLADDAPEVVEGLNGRTQMSAFLWTFYGTFPASRGKNPNPNFLLGYQRRRSSKTTRATPARFKLPLRSPVAVKYNCLSAIFTI
- the zgc:113263 gene encoding uncharacterized protein zgc:113263 isoform X4, coding for MEEPGGAGRTEEAEDLTAATGRGDDLPVRHLRLLAPPLQLLSAAVWQVVQQGLVDHYGMLEEFVTMVTELVPELMSYSQRAQLVLGLRARLVLEMCRGEHPADMQSIQPHLDRIKAPVSTAKDHHVTINQVEESEVNFVELVHSLLEDPSERKYFFEEIFPLYFGPKYEAALEMLVWEFISRLDELLPVPDFTQLAALVEDAPSFLDNCLQSLFPPEDMKAVLEHHRNLGHFEEKDPRLLPMDDCILSSLSLPPGTKPVTNTAACSPPLKDSASPEDKGRLDAPISTSSLEQACMRSSETIRQSLKETKDSSSWHGHVRGGGVSQERKVQNSISTRPCDDTIDLTTPNEGAYANSVANGDGRSLRGARILRKRKLSEGVDIPTKLPVEAFFDSSVDDENSGESPLISILGEYTDSQEGLLPVVTDSKVPWSDEETLNLLDIWGKDSVQRALQGCFKNRHIFTQIAQKMAERGYMRSVEQCQTRIKRLKKCFRQNRNRGNSKLENKFYEKLECVLSSAVPLAVPEVTYDVDDVADEDDADEDLQFLGQASFPEIGTRSVPWTDMETLALINTWGDDKMQKDLRGMHRTGHMFSIMSNKMAAQGFSRTPEQCQTRLKRLKSNFRQCYQNNLKTQGQVECKFYNELGRILVKDFPSVPQMNEIPAEPEDNDFSAFSHHETESVVGIQEDRKKVPWSDKETVILLEIWGDAQVQQSLRRYPHNGHIFTQVSEKLGANGYSRSAGQCHTRIKRLKANYRQCQENMSSSGTDRVDFKFYYLLEQILDKQPSTSSTVITDSIEISEDSNAESVTETDGEIAMSTEKMSPSSWSDEETLALINIWGEEYVQKALRGLIHNGHVYADISERMQDLGHSKTSEQCRWKVKSLRNNFRQCYDRKKCGRQVDYRFYNQLEQILGHEAVSIDEYDEREEQTDQDPVGVEGVNTVWTEQETAALVEVWAADDVQHSLKTCVRNGHIFADISERMTSMGYLRTADQCHSRIKRLKKTYRRYCNSRRSGGRPAAFRYFHLLAPVLGDDSVHADVDSTAADATLQPFMDKDPDLYEQPSTSHLLADLSRKMPWSDQETRTLLEIWGEDSVQHTLRGCLKNRHVFKYVSEKMGDRGFIRTSEQCYTRIKRLKHGFLHEKEEFKFFSEMEEIFRKELKLDGSVADTSATEEPDDCAPEPSPKKAASSNQWVADSTKLPWSDGETQALLDIWGSEEIQENLKGCTKNKHIFVQIAQVMSSQGYVRTPEQCQTRIKRLRANFRHFLEGRKGDKQECKFFDQLVHIFGSKYTMTSDPLADDAPEVVES